The DNA region TAATACGCGGCCACCTCCACCGATTCCGGTAGCCGGCCCTCGACGTCGACGGCCAGTTCGACCGGCACGGTCGAGCGCCGCGCCAACGCCTTGATCGCCGGCTTGAGACCACCCCTGGACAGCACCGCGGGATGCATGCCCCGCGACAGCTCCTGGAGGTCGGAGTGCAGCCCTGCCAGTCCGTCGACGACGTTGGACAGTTGGCCCCGCAGCGCGTCATCACCGGCGGCGGTGGACTCGATCGCCCGCAGTTCGAGGCTGAGCGAGACGATCCGTTGTTGAGCGCCGTCATGAAGGTCGCGTTCGAACCCGCGCCGCGCTTCGTCGGCGGCCGCCACGAGGCGCGCGCGTGATGCCGTCAGCTCGGCGCGGGTCTCGGCGTTGGCGATAGCCGTGGAGATCAGGTCGGCGAAATCACCGAGGTGGTCTTCGAGTTGTGCCGAAATCGCCTGCTGCGCGCGCGACCCCACCATGATCGCCCCGCGCACCGCGCCGCCGACGACGAGCGGTGCGCCCGCTCCCGAGCGCACGCCGAGTGCGTGCAGTCGGGTGGCGATCGGGCCTGTCGCCGCGCGGTAGTCGTCGATGCGGGCCGGTGATCCGGTTCCGTGGATCCGAGCGCTGACGCTGTCGCCGGCCAGCGAGAACCGTTCGCCGTGCGCCAGCCCCGGTCGTCCCGGTCGGTCTCGCGTCGCCAGGACGACGCACTCTTCGTCAGCGGTGAAGCGCAGCAGCGTGACGTGGTCGACGTCGAGGCTGGTGGCCAACTCGTTGACCGCAACCGAGAACACCTCCGAGAGTTCGGCACCGCGGGCGACCAGCGTGGCGACCCGCCTCAGAGCCG from Mycobacterium sp. DL includes:
- a CDS encoding ATP-binding protein; the protein is MGIAVAAAFLAAEVGAVFALKTIAPENAFGALLLLGVLVVSAGWGFGLAIATSLASAVVYAWLHLEGRDSLAPALAIFLTLALLTNVLVGQARLRAAEAELRRRHADTLAAQQAALRRVATLVARGAELSEVFSVAVNELATSLDVDHVTLLRFTADEECVVLATRDRPGRPGLAHGERFSLAGDSVSARIHGTGSPARIDDYRAATGPIATRLHALGVRSGAGAPLVVGGAVRGAIMVGSRAQQAISAQLEDHLGDFADLISTAIANAETRAELTASRARLVAAADEARRGFERDLHDGAQQRIVSLSLELRAIESTAAGDDALRGQLSNVVDGLAGLHSDLQELSRGMHPAVLSRGGLKPAIKALARRSTVPVELAVDVEGRLPESVEVAAYYVVAEALTNAAKHSGADAVTVEIDVDGDSLALSVSDDGAGGATAGAGSGLVGLRDRVEALSGELTITSTPGEGTCVRATIPVGDRID